In Antechinus flavipes isolate AdamAnt ecotype Samford, QLD, Australia chromosome 3, AdamAnt_v2, whole genome shotgun sequence, a genomic segment contains:
- the LOC127557344 gene encoding septin-7-like, translated as RRWSSASESFSFCTFSLTFISNTCSISISIFFILATCSLLSSSIWARGLLVSCPLFLLLPVIDYIDSKFEDYLNAESRVNRRQMPDNRVQCCLYFIAPSGHGLKPLDIEFMKCLHDKVNVIPLIAKADTLTPEECQQFKKQIMKEIQEHKIKIYEFPETDDEEENKLVKKIKDRLPLAVVGSNTIIEVNGKRVRGRQYPWGVAEVENGDHCHFTILRNMLIRTHMQDLKDVTNNVHYENYRSRKLAALTYNGVDNNKKG; from the coding sequence CGCCGCTGGAGCTCGGCTTCGGAGTCTTTCAGCTTCTGCACTTTTTCTTTGACCTTCATCTCAAACACCtgctccatctccatctccatcttctTCATCTTGGCCACgtgctcccttctttcttcctccatctgGGCCAGGGGACTCTTGGTCAGCTGTCCCTTGTTCTTGTTATTGCCTGTTATCGACTACATTGACAGTAAATTTGAGGATTATCTGAACGCAGAATCTCGGGTGAACAGAAGGCAGATGCCAGACAACAGGGTGCAGTGTTGTTTATACTTCATTGCCCCTTCAGGACATGGCCTCAAGCCCCTGGACATCGAGTTTATGAAGTGCCTGCATGACAAGGTGAACGTTATTCCCCTCATTGCCAAAGCGGACACGCTGACCCCTGAAGAGTGCCAGCAGTTTAAGAAGCAGATAATGAAAGAAATTCAGgagcataaaattaaaatatatgaatttccAGAAacagatgatgaagaagaaaataagcttGTTAAAAAGATAAAGGACCGTTTACCTCTTGCTGTGGTCGGTAGCAATACTATCATTGAAGTTAATGGCAAAAGGGTCCGAGGAAGACAGTATCCTTGGGGTGTTGCTGAAGTTGAAAATGGGGATCATTGTCATTTCACAATTCTCAGAAACATGTTGATAAGAACTCACATGCAGGACCTGAAGGACGTGACTAACAACGTGCACTATGAGAACTACAGGAGCCGGAAGCTGGCGGCCCTGACGTACAACGGGGTGGACAATAACAAGAAAGGATAA
- the LOC127554901 gene encoding LOW QUALITY PROTEIN: actin-related protein 3-like (The sequence of the model RefSeq protein was modified relative to this genomic sequence to represent the inferred CDS: inserted 1 base in 1 codon), whose amino-acid sequence MAGWLPACVVDCGTGYTKLGYAGNTEPQFIIPSCIAIKESAKVGDQAQRRVMKGVDDLDFFIGDEAIEKPTYATKWPIRHGIVEDWDLMERFMEQVIFKYLRAEPEDHYFLLTEPPLNTPENREYTAEIMFESFNVPGLYIAVQAVLALAASWTSRQVGERTLTGKVIDSGDGVTHVIPVAEGYVIGSCIKHIPIAGRDITYFIQQLLREREVGILPEQSLETAKAVKERYSYVCPDLVKEFNKYDTNGSKWIKQYTGINAISKKEFSIDVGYERFLGPEIFFHPEFANPDFTQPISEVVDEVIQNCPIDVRRPLYKNIVLSGGSNMFRDFGRRLQRDLKRTVDARLKLSEELSGGRLKPKPIDVQXHHMQRYAVWFGGSMLASTPEFYQVCHTKKDYEEIGPSICRHNPVFGVMS is encoded by the exons ATGGCGGGATGGCTACCGGCCTGTGTGGTGGACTGTGGCACCGGGTATACAAAACTTGGATATGCTGGAAATACAGAACCACAGTTTATCATCCCTTCATGTATTGCTATCAAGGAGTCTGCAAAAGTAGGAGATCAAGCACAAAGGAGGGTGATGAAGGGTGTTGATGATCTAGACTTCTTTATTGGGGATGAAGCAATAGAAAAGCCAACTTATGCAACAAAGTGGCCAATCCGTCATGGTATAGTTGAAGATTGGGACTTGATGGAGAGATTTATGGAACAAGTGATCTTTAAATACCTACGGGCAGAACCTGaagatcattattttcttttgactGAACCTCCACTAAACACACCAGAAAACAGGGAATATACAGCTGAAATTATGTTTGAATCCTTTAATGTACCAGGCCTATACATAGCTGTACAGGCTGTCCTTGCCTTAGCTGCATCTTGGACATCAAGACAGGTAGGAGAGCGGACTCTGACTGGTAAGGTTATAGACAGTGGAGATGGTGTCACTCACGTCATTCCTGTGGCTGAAGGGTATGTTATTGGCAGCTGTATCAAGCACATTCCAATTGCTGGGAGAgatataacatattttattcaGCAGCTATTGAGAGAACGAGAAGTAGGAATTCTTCCTGAACAATCCCTGGAAACAGCTAAGGCAGTGAAGGAACGTTATAGTTATGTCTGCCCAGATTTAGTCAAAGAATTTAACAAGTATGATACAAATGGGTCAAAGTGGATTAAACAGTATACTGGAATCAATGcaatctcaaaaaaagaattttctattgATGTTGGTTATGAACGGTTCCTGGGTCCAGAAATTTTCTTTCACCCAGAGTTTGCTAATCCAGACTTCACACAGCCTATCTCAGAAGTAGTAGATGAGGTAATTCAGAATTGTCCCATTGATGTCAGACGTCCTCTCTACAAGAATATTGTACTCTCTGGGGGTTCAAACATGTTCAGGGATTTTGGACGTCGGCTACAACGAGATTTGAAAAGAACTGTTGATGCAAGACTGAAGTTAAGTGAAGAATTAAGTGGTGGTAGACTGAAGCCTAAACCTATTGATGTGC GTCACCACATGCAGCGATATGCAGTATGGTTTGGGGGATCAATGCTAGCTTCCACACCTGAGTTCTACCAAGTATGCCACACCAAAAAGGATTATGAAGAAATTGGACCTAGTATTTGCCGCCACAACCCAGTGTTTGGGGTTATGTCTTAA